Part of the Virgibacillus necropolis genome, CCGCAACTTTAATTTCTGTCTATGAAAAGAAAATTCAATTTGCTTTTCATTATACTTAATTCGTCCTTCTGTTTGTTTTTCTAAATATGATTCAGGTTCCTTTTGTTCCATCCACATTACCCCCTATCTCTCTGTTTATACATGTCAAAAATCAAATTACTACCATTATAATATTTCTACTCGGTCGCCAGTTATAATTCCACATTCAGCTAAAGTTTTGGGACCATTATATACCTTGTCTTTATTTTTAATACGAATCCAATTTCCTTCACGTGGATTCCTAGTAAGTCCGACAGTTTGCCACGTTATAT contains:
- a CDS encoding EsaB/YukD family protein, coding for MYIQVTVDLEHYDQKSIELRLSDQHKIKNLIDITWQTVGLTRNPREGNWIRIKNKDKVYNGPKTLAECGIITGDRVEIL